The genomic DNA CatgagcctccagaaggagctgGAGACTAAAAGTTAGCCACAAGGAGAGTGTGTCACCAAGGGCCAATAGCAACTGCATGCCAAGGCTCCAGTGAGCCTCCTTGGTTGGCAATATTCCATGCATATTGTTGCACAGTGATGCTGGCATGGAGGGAtggctgaatggatggatgggtgggtggatgggtggatgggtgggtgggtggagggatggctgaatggatggatggatgggtggatgggtggttgggtggagggatggatgggtggatgggtgggtggatgggtggatgggtggatgggtggagggatggctgaatggatggatggataggtggatgggtgggtgggtgggtgggtgggtggatgggcggaaggatggctgaatggatggatgggtgggtggatgggtggatgggtggatgggtggatgggtgggtgggtggatgggtggatgggtggatgggtggatgggtgggtggatgggtggatgggtggatgggcggagggatggatggatgcatggatggatggatggatggatgaaaggataagtggatggatggaaggaaggaaggagagatggatgaatgtatggatggatagatgaatggacggatggaaggatagatgagTTGGTGGAAGGATGCATGGATTGATGTattattcagtttcttttccttccatcctAGGGCTATGGCTCCCGTGTCATGGTTTTTCCTGCTCTTGGACTCGTTCAGATCTTACTGGACACCTCACATGAAGGCTGCAGCTGTGTCCAAACCAGCGTCAACCCAACTGGACCCACCTGCCTTCTTCCTGCCCCAAACTGAGCCTCTCTTAGTCGGTTTTCCCCATGCATTTTGTGTCATGGACCTCACCCGGTGGGCAGAGCCTGGGTCCTCAGGGTCACTCTTACCTCCGTTATCCCCTGCCTCTGCAATCAGGCAGACGCCCTTGATTCAGTTAGAAGTCCTTTGTCCCTCCTCATCCCACTTTCTCCATTTCTTACAGTGCCtcacctcccactccccatcccccaagTGCTGCTCCCACACTCTGAAGCCAGCATTCAATACCATGCCACGGgtgtgcctgggcggctcagtcggtgaggcatccagcttcagctcaggtcaggatctcgcagtctgcgagttcaagccccacatccgggtctgtgctgacagctcagactgtgtgtgtgtgtctctccctctcaaaaaataaataaacattaataaaattgaatGCCATGCCATCACATCAGTGAGAGCATGGTGCCTGTGTGCAGCACGCTGTGTTCATGTAATGTTTCATCGTGTCGAGTGAGTACCTCTAACTCAGCGTAGGGGGTGTACTATCTGTCTTACACAGCACCTTAAATACGTGCACTGGGCTGCTTCCAATTCTCATAATTAATGCTGCCAGAAGCATTCATTGCACATGTAACTTATACACCTGCAGGGAATATATGTGTGAgcttcacacacatacatacacatacatgtgtgtgcatacatgtatgCAATATAACTTGTAAATACGCCTTTGTGTATCTGTggggaataatttatttttcagtatttttattatttaaaattaaaaaaaaatgtatttgagacagagagagagagagaaagcatgagcggggcagggggaggggcagacagagagggagacacagaatctgagctgtcagcacggagcccgatgggTTCAAActgaggaactgtgagatcacgacctgagccaaagtcggatgtttaaccgaccgagccacccaggcgccccggctgtGGGGAATAATTCCATAGGATGAGCTGCCAGGACGAGAATCGGTGAATTGATGAGAAGGTGGGCACATGAAAAATGGTAATTAATAGACCTTGTTGAATTGCGTTTCAAAAGTCAGCCTAATCAACACACCCAATGCCAGCAGAGGAGTGAAGTTCCCGCCCCGTCTCTAACTCACGGTGTGGCTACTCTAAACATAGCAGAATACCCTTTTTATCTTGCTGCTTAGAAGGCAGCGGCTGAGTTAAAATTTCTGggataaataaactttctaaTAAGAGAATGAGTTTCACAGGGTGGATTTCGTAAATAGGGTAACGTTCATGGGAAACCACGCAGCACGTCTTTGCTGAGGACGGATGAGGGATTAACTGCATGACCCTCGAGACCTTTGGCTTCGGACCAGACCAGAGGATATACATGGCAGTGTTCATTCTAGTGAAGTCTAGCGTTAACTCTAGTGTTCATTCGGGTCGTGGTGCGCCACCCGGTGGAAAGGAGTTGTTTTGAATAAAGGTTTCAGAGGCATGAATTTAtgaggtggatggatggagacaGAGGTGGCTTGGATGTCGAGTCCGTTCGATGGCGGGATGTCCGATGGctgagtggatggatggtggatgagtggatagatgggtagatggatggagagatgggttGACTGGTGGATGGTGGGCAGGTGGAGGGTGCATGGAGGCATGGAGTGGGTAGGGAGTACATGAATGCACAtacagatggacggatgggtgggtcAGAGGATGAACAGGTGCAAAAATGGATGGATGCatagatggttggatggatggatagataacgGATAGATAGATGCATAGGTATTCACGTATGGTTACACTTACGGACATCTACACACTTAAATCGTCAGGCATTTTTCTTGTAGAGCTACATTCATGGCATCTCTGAATCGGGGTCAAAGTGAAAGATATCAATCCAGAGTGGAGGAGGTGTCTAACCGGGAGGGAGGTGTCTAATCTAGAGGGCAGCCAGAATTGGGTGGGTTCTGCATTTAGAACCAAGCCTCCAGTTTGCTGGTCTCATTGAATGCCTACATCTAGCAGGGACCTGGGTCCCTCTGTGCCAGCCCTAGTCAGTTAGATAATGAGGTCCCGGTGGAGATCGGTGAGCTCTGACCCAACGTGCCTGCTGTCCTCATGACAAGAGGACgcatagagacagacagacacacacagagggaagatgttCATGTGGTGACGGATGGGGCCACAAGCAAGGAATTGTGGACCACCTCCAGGAGCCGGGAGAGAGGCTTGGAACAGCCTCGTCCTTAGAGCTTCCGATGGCAGGAACGGGGCTGCCATCTTGATTTCAGATTCTGCTCTTGAGAACTAGAGAGGATACACTTCTGTGGTTCAAGTCTCCCCCACCCACATGTGATAAGTGTGTGatagacacattttatttatttattcatacttgtaaacttttttttttttttttttagggagagagagagatcaagagtgagcaagaacaggggaaggtcagagagagggagagagagaatcccaagcaggttctgtgctgtcagtgcagagcctgatgcagggatcaaacccacgaaccgtgagttcatgacctgagccgaaaccaagaatcagacgcttaaccgactgagccacccaggtgccctgggatagACACATTATAAAACATCTCAGTTTCTGTAGCTCAGTAGTCCAGGCACAAGCTGACTGGATATCCACTTAGGGACTCaaaaagctgaaatcaaggtgtcagctagGATGTGGGGTTCTCATTTGACACTCGGGGCTGTGTTACAAGCTCACTGGTGGTTAGAAGAATTCAGTTCTTTGTGGTTGGAGCATTAATGCCTTCATCTCCTAGAGGCCAGCCGCCAAATTCTGCCAAATGCTCTTCTCCATAAGGCAGATTGCTTCTTTTTCCAGGTAATGAGGCTGTGTCTCGCTGCTTCAAATCTCGAGCTCTTCTTAATTCTAACTTTTACACCTGATTAAGCCAGGCCCACCCACAGCAATTTTTCTTTCGATTTGCTTGAATGAACTGATTGTGGACTTTAATTACAGCTGCAAAATTCCTCCACCTTTGCCATAGAGTCCTGGGAGCAAATCCCATCATGTTCCCAACCCCCATTCACACTTGGTGAGAGTGATGTATATCACTATACACACACCATAACAGGACACAAGATTACGGCCACAGATATTAGGGgccttgtttttctatttgtgagGTGCATCCAGAGGAGGGAAGTCTTGCCCCAAAATGTAAAAGGATTTTCCTTGAACGTTTTTGAAATTAGGATAACCGTTTCTTCGGTGTGCACGTTCAGAAGGAGTATCTCATTTCTTAATTTGCTTTGCAAATGCttcagagagcagaggagaaaaaCAGTTTCCAAATTTAATAGTTCCCGAGGGAAACACGCCATCATTGACTTGTGGGCAGCCTCGGGGAGAAGGTTTTAACGAGAACCCCAAACATCTCTCTATTCCCAAGAGGAAGAAGAAGCTAAAGACAGATGCACAGCCCCACTGAGAAGCTTGCCTGGGTTCAAACAGTGTTCCCATTTCTGAGGGACCCCAGACCGTCTGTTTCCTCCTCATGAGGAGGACCTCGTGATCATATTAGTTTGCATGGTCAGCTCATTAACAGGACAACATGACTCACACAGAGCACCCCCACACACATCCAGGAGCCCACTTGACCTCAGGgtcccctcacccctctcccttccccctcggAAGCAAATGCTTCAGTGTTGGCGCTCCGTGTGGAACAATGGAGGGTCTGTGTACGTGGTGCCTACCCTGCATTTTCACTATGCAGACTTGTGACATGGTGGAGGCATTAGCGGGGGAGTTTAATGGATTGTAACTTTTAATCTGTAATGACATTACGTCATTACACATAGGTATATTGTTATTGAAAAACCGTATATTACATGTGAAATGCATTGCGTCTTGAGATACTGTATTTGAGGCATGAGAAGGACGTGCCTCCGGCAGCACCTGGCATAATGCGGGAGCTTACTGAATTCTAAGTTATTAGCTTATGTTATGCCATTATACGTTGGcatattattgtttaaaaaacgTATATTACCTGTAAAAGGCATCATAAGttggtatttaaattttatgtattttaaaaccagTTATACCAAAGTAAGAAACATGAAATTGCTCAAGTATGAAAATATTATGCACTTGTTACACATTCTTATGTAATTGTATACTATAGTATACTTATATTTCAGTACGGACATAAACGGTGAGTAAAAATAACTAAAGAGTAAATAGGAGACTTAGAGGCCGATCTTACTGCCGTGTTCCGTACGATGGACGATTATACTGGAAATTCAGACAGAAGCAcgggcccctcccctgttcggcTCCAGGCAGAGGACGGAGCTGCGCCGCCCCAGGTGAGGCCTCCGGCTGGACTCGGGGACAGGTGGCGGCTGAGGGGGGGCGGAGCGTACTGGCTCAGCCGCGCACGCGCAGTGCCAAGCCAGGGCCGGCCCGCCCTCACCCGGGGCCTCCCGGAAGTCCCGCCCCaaggggcggggccagggccgGCCGGCGTAACGGGGAGCTGCCGCGCGGCCGCTTCCGCGGGCACGAGCGCCGGAAGCGGAAATGCGTCAcaggggcgggcgggcggcggcgacGGCGGGTGGCGTCTGGGGCGCCTCCGGCGGACGGTGGCGGCGCCGGGCAGAGAGGCCGCGGCTGCCGGGGTCGTCGGGGGACGGCGGTGAGCTCGGGCctgggcggcggcggccgggggcGCAAGCGGAGCCCCGCGCCGGTAAGCGACGACCTGCGACCACCCTCTTCCGCGAACCCGGCCGGGGGGTCCGGCGGGCCGTGGTCTTCGGGGACCGGGGATCCGGGGTCTGTGAGGGCCGGGGCTCCAGGGGTCCGGGGTCTGCGAGGGCCGGGGGCTCCGGGGGGACGGGATCTGTAGGAGCCGGGAGCTCTGGGGGGACGGGGACTCCGGGGGTCCGGGGTCTGAGAGGGCCGGGGTCTCTGGGGTCTGTGAGGGTCGGGGGCTCCGGGGATCCAGGGTCTGCGAGGGTTGGGGGACTGGGGGGACGGGGGCTCCGGGGATCCGGGGTCTGTGAGGGTCGGGGGCTCCGGGGTACGGGGACTCCGGGGGTCCGGGGTCTGCGAGGGTTGGGGGATTGGGGGGACGGGGGCGACGGGGATCTGGTGTCTGCGAGGGTTGGGGTCTGTGAGGGCTGGCGGCTTCGGGGGTCCAGGGTCTGCGAGAGCCGGGGGCTCTGGGGGGACGGGGTCTGTGAGGGTTGGGGGTTCCGGGGGTCCGGGGTCTGTGAGGGCCAGGTGCTTTGGGGGGACGGAGGCTCCGGGGTCTGCGAGGGCCAGCGGCTCTGGGGGGACGGGGTCTTTGGGGGTCCGGGTCTGTGAGGGCTGGGGACTTTAGGGGCTCGGGGACTCTGGGGGTCCGGGGTCTCTGAGGGTCTCAGTCTGGGTGGATTGAAGTCTGTGAGGGCCGGGTGCTTTGGGGGGACGGGTGTTGGGGGGTCCAGGGTCTGCGAGAGTCGGGGGCCCCGGGGGACGGGGTGTGTGAGGGCCGGGGGCTCTGGGGGACGGGGGCTCCGGGGCCTGCGAGGGCCAGGGTCACGGGGTCTTTGGGGTTCGGGGTCCGCGAGGGTTGGGGGGACCGGGGTCTCTGAGGGCTGCGGGGACGGGTGCTCCGGTGTCTGCCAGGGCCAGTGGCTTGGGGGGACGGGGTCTCTGGGGGTCCGGGGTCTGCGAAGGTCGGGGGCTCCGGGGGCTAGGGGTCTCTGAGGGCTGGTGGCTCTGAGGGGATGGGGGTCCGGGATCTGCGAGGGTCGGGGTGTCCGGGGGGATGGGGTCTGGTAGGGCCAGGGGCTCTGGGGGACGGGGGCTCCGGGGTCTCAAGGGCCAGGGGCACGGGGTCTTTGGGGTTCGGGGTCCGCGAGGGTTGGGGGGACCGGGGTCTCTGAGGGCTGCGGGGACGGGTGCTCCGGGGTCTGCCAGGGCCAGTGGCTTGGGGGGACGGGGTCTCTGGGGGTCCGGGGTCTGCGAGGTCGGGGGCCCCGGGGGCTAGGGGTCTGTGAGGACTGGTGGCTCTGAGGGATGGGGGTCCGGGATCTGCGAGGGTCGGTGTGTCCGGGGGGATGGGGTCTGGTAGGGCCAGGGGCTCTGGGGGTCGGGGGCTCCGGGGTCTCAAGGGCCAGGGGCACGGGGTCTTTGGGGATACGGGTCTGTGTGGACTGGGGGCTTAGGGGATCTGGGACTGTAGGGGTTCGGGGTCTCTGAGGGTCGCAGCCTCTGGGTGTATTGAGGTCTGCGAGGGCCGGTGGTTTGGGGTCTTTGGGGGGTCCCCGGGAAAGGGGGACGGGGATGAAGGCTGTGGAGTCCAGGgtttgagagagggtgagggatGCCCTGGGGCTAGAGGccccgggtggggtgggggctgaagtCTGGGAAGCCCTGGGTctcggggagggggctggagggggggtgATGCTGGCGTCTGTGAAGCTGGGGCTTCCGGGTCTCAGGGGCTCCTGGAGCGGGGGTCTGAGGGGGCTGAGTTCTGCTGGGGACTCAGGTCTGCAGCGTCCAGGGCAGCGGTGGTCTGGGTGTGGGGGTCTCTGGGGccagtggcaggggagggggacagagtgtGCaagggatgggggctgggagCTCCAGTGAGTGGGGGTCTGACggctgtgggggctgggggcagcagaGATATGAGGGGGGCACTGGGGGCAGGGGCCTGTGAAGGGGAAGGAGTGGGCAGTGCTGGAGAGACTGAGGGCAGTGGAGAGGCCAAGGGTCCTGGGGCAGCCCGTGTGGCCTGGAGGCCATGGCCcacgggtggggggatgggcttgTCCTGGGGCGCTGCGGGGCTGGGGTCCCCAGGGTAATGGATGGCGGGCGGTTCAGTGGACGCCAGAGCTTGGGGTCGGGCAGCTGGGGGTGCGGGAGTGACGTCACAGGGGGTGGGGTTGTGGAGGGGTGACGCGGGGccccaggggaggtggggagcaggcgACCGGGGCGGGGGTGCTGCCCTGTGTGGCCCTTGGTGTCCTGGGGCAGCTGTTGGGTCTCAGCCAAGGCCAGAGGCTGTCACCCGTGCCTTGGACTGTGCCTTGTCCCAGCACCCGCCCGTGTGGGGGCCGCTCTCCAGGCCTCCCCACAAGCCTCGGAGGGAGCCGCCCGTGGGTGGGGGCGTGGGTGGGGGCGGGAGCAGTCACCTGTAGTGTTTGGGTTCCTGTGGCGGAGCCTGGCTTTCCGGTGGGGGGGgaagaaccccccacccccaccccggtcaGCCCAGTGGGGAAGTGTTGCCCGGAGAAAGCGGGGGAGGACAGGTGCGCCCTGGGAGCTGCTGGCTCGGGAAGGGCCCAGCGCTTGTCGCTCGGCCTCGGGCAAGCAGGACACATCGCCGGTCCCGGAGTCAGTGAAGCTGACGTTTCCGATCTTGTCTGGGCCAGAAACTTCCTTCCTGTTCCTGCGGGGCCCCATCCTCCATCCACGCTGCGGGGGGGGAGCCGGgagccctgccccgccccgccctgcccagCGCTGTCCCGTCCTGCCTGCAGCCGCAGGGGCGCGCGCGGGACGGTTCCGGgccgtgcgtgcgtgcgtgcgtgtgcgtgcccGCTGCGGTGGGGGTGGCAGCTGTCCCCGCCCACTCGACGCCCTGCGGCCCTGGGAGACCTGCTCCTGCAGGCTGGCTGCGGCTGCGCACCCACCGCCGCTTGGCCGCTAGGCTCTTCCGATGGATTCTCACCCCAGTTTTGTGTTCCCTTCGGTTCAAGGAGACAGAACCTCGTCTCAGGCGGCCGCGGCTTTTGATGAGATACAGGCCGGCGGAGGCGCAGACTCGCTCGTCCCCTGGCGGCCCGCGGACGCTGACGCTCTCCGCGCGGACCctcgccccggccccggccccggccccggccccggccccgaccgccgctgtgtgtgtgtttcaggccCCAGCGCCCGGCTATGGCCGCGGCCACCATAGTCCACGACACGTCTGAGGCGGTGGAGCTGTGCCCCCCGTACGGCCTGTACCTGAAGCCCATCACCAAGATGACCATCAGCGTGGCGCTCCCGCAGCTGAAGCAGCCGGGCAAGTCCATCTCCAACTGGGAGGTGATGGAGAGGCTGAAGGCCATGGTGCAGCACCACCAGTTCTCCACGCTGCGCATCTCCAAGAGCACCATGGACTTCATCCGCTTCGAGGGCGAGGTGGAGAACCGCAGCCTGGTCAAGGCCTTCCTGGCCTGCCTGGACGGCAAGACCATCAAGCTCAGCGGCTTCTCCGACATCCTCAAGGTGCGCGCCGCCGAGTTCAGGATCGACTTCCCCACGCGCCACGACTGGGACTCCTTCTTCCGCGACGCCAAGGACATGAACGAGACGCTGCCGGGCGAGCGGCCCGACACCATCCACCTGGAGGGCCTGCCCTGCAAGTGGTTCGCGCTCAAGGACTCGGGCTCCGAGAAGCCCAGCGAGGAGGTGCTGGTGAAGGTGTTCGAGAAGTTCGGGGCGATCCGCAACGTGGACATCCCCATGCTGGACCCCTACCGCGAGGAGATGACCGGCCGCAACTTCCACACCTTCAGTTTCGGGGGCCACCTGAACTTCGAGGCCTACGTGCAGTACCGCGAGTACGTGGGCTTCATCCAGGCCATGAGCGCCCTGCGCGGCATGAAGCTCATGTACAAGGGCGAGGACGGCAAGGCGGTGGCCTGCAACATCAAGGTgagcgcccgccccgccccgcccggtgTGCCGGCCCCCGGGGCCTGTCTCGCGgccgcgcgcgcacgcgcgcgtgcgcacgcaGGTGGCCCTCTGGCAGGGCGGCCGCAGGCCCGGCCACCGCAGGTGCAGGCGAAACCAGCGGCCACACCCGCATCCGGACGCGGAGGTGAGAGCCATTTCCGTGTGGGGGACGGGGTGACAGGCGGAGACCCTCGCCGCCGAAGCACCCCGAAACCGCGCCCCAGCGGGGCCGCGGGCCTCCCCAGCGTCCCCGTCACCCGGGGCCGAGGGTCCCCCGTACCGCCGCCAACTCGCACCGGGGTCGGCCTCCTGGACGACCCGGGGGCCGCGTGCCCCTGTGAGCGCCGGCCCTCCTCGTTAGCGGAGGCAGACGCGCCGGGTCGGCCTGGGTCAGAGCGCGCCGGTGGGATCCCGCCGGCACGATGCGAGACCCCCCGTCGTCACAGGGGGACTTTGTGTTTTCACGTAATCGCTGAGGCCGGGTCGCGTTCGGGTCAGGTGGCGGCTTCGCCGGGAAGCTCAGTCCCCGGCCACGAAGGGAGCGTGTGCCGCCGGGGGCGTCCGCGGGCGCCGGGCCCCACACGGCGGCCGAGACCCGCGCTCGCTCCCCGGCAGGGCTCCGCGGAGCGAGCGCGCTGCGTGCGGCGCGGCCGGGCTGGCCGCCGTCAGGTGAGGCCCGCTCGTGGCGAACCCTGCTCTGTGCCGCCCCCCGCCCGCAGGTTTCCTTCGACTCCACCAAGCACCTGAGCGACGCCTCCATTAAGAAACGGCAGCTCGAGAGGCAAAAGCTGCAGGAGCTggagcagcagagggaggagcagaagcGCAGGGAGAAGGAGGccgaggagaggcagagggcggAAGAAAGGTACGTGTGCGCCCGGCCCGCGGGGCCCGCCTGCTCGCGTCCGCCGAGCACCGCGCCTCCGGGTGCGGGCTCgagcgcgcgcgtgcgcgcgacTGGCCGTGCACGGGCGTGTGGCCGCGTGTGCGCGCGACTCTGTGTACAagcgtgtgcgtgcacgtgtgccGGTGGGACCCCGCCCTCCGCGCACAGCCGCTGTGCTCGCGGTCCTGTGCGCGGTATTCTGGCCGAGTCCGGTCAGGATCCCCGCCTCCGCTCGCTGTCTGCGTTTTGTGGTGTAAAAGCCTAACGAACGGGACCACTGACGTTTTGGGGACACAGGAAGAAATTCTTCGTACGCCACCGGTCGCGCTGTACCTCTGGCCCGTTTCCCAGCTCTTTGGGTTTCGCAGGCGCGTTGTCCGCATTCGGCGAGTGCGCAGCTTAGATGTGTCGGGCCTGCCGGATTCGCGGTAGGGGTCCAGCATGGGGATGTCCACGTTGCGGATCGCCCCGAACTTCTCGAACACCTTCACCAGCACCTCCTCGCCGGGCTTCTCGGAGCCCGAGGCCGGTTCCCTGCGGTGACGGTCTCTGCGTCGCAAGCGCTCGGTGTCTCCCCTGCGGCCGCGTGCGGGCTGTGTTCTGCGCTTCCTTCTGACGCGGAGGAAGGCGTGTCCGGACCTACTTTGCGCAGCGGACTCAAGCCCCGAGCGGGCGCGAGAGTCCTGGCCCAGCTCCGCGCCCGCCCCGAGGACACTCGGCCTGCTGGCCCGGGGACGGCCTGACGGGCCCCGGGAGACGCGGCGGGCGGGGCTGGGGTCTGGGGCCGCCGAGGCGGGGGTGCGTGCTGGCCGCCTGGCGGTGCTGCGGGGCCCCACCTGCGGGatgcgggcggcgggcggcggggggccTCCCAGAGAAACCGGCTCCCCAGGCAGCGGCTCTGGGGCGGCAGAGGCGGGAGGCTTCGTGAGGCGCTCCGCGGCGTGCGGAGCAGCGGGGCCGTGTGCGCTCGGGCCCTGTCGCTACGCGCGAGCCTGCGACCGCTCGCTCCCCGAGCCCCCGGGCCGTCACTCGCACGCGCCTGCCTTTGTGCCCACGCGTCGCCTCCGGCGTGCCCTCACCTGCCCCCTCGTGTGCCTCCCCTCGCGCCCCCGCCTGCCCTCACGTACACACTTGGCGCACACGCGCTCCCCTCACCTGCCCTCTTGTGCCTCTCCTCGCACACACGCCTACCCTGGCC from Leopardus geoffroyi isolate Oge1 chromosome X, O.geoffroyi_Oge1_pat1.0, whole genome shotgun sequence includes the following:
- the LOC123595189 gene encoding basic proline-rich protein-like, with product MGPRRNRKEVSGPDKIGNVSFTDSGTGDVSCLPEAERQALGPSRASSSQGAPVLPRFLRATLPHWADRAARPQALASTEPPAIHYPGDPSPAAPQDKPIPPPRPPHPDHRCPGRCRPESPAELSPLRPPLQEPLRPGSPSFTDASITPPPAPSPRPRASQTSAPTPPGASSPRASLTLSQTLDSTAFIPVPLSRGPPKDPKPPALADLNTPRGCDPQRPRTPTVPDPLSPQSTQTRIPKDPVPLALETPEPPTPRAPGPTRPHPPGHTDPRRSRTPIPQSHQSSQTPSPRGPRPRRPRTPRDPVPPSHWPWQTPEHPSPQPSETPVPPTLADPEPQRPHPGPPSPQSHQPSETPSPRSPRPSQTPDPQRPRPPKPLALADTGAPVPAALRDPEPLALADPGASVPPKHLALTDPGPPEPPTLTDPVPPEPPALADPGPPKPPALTDPNPRRHQIPVAPVPPIPQPSQTPDPRSPRTPEPPTLTDPGSPEPPSPQSPNPRRPWIPGAPDPHRPQRPRPSQTPDPRSPRPPRAPGSYRSRPPGAPGPRRPRTPGAPALTDPGSPVPEDHGPPDPPAGFAEEGGRRSSLTGAGLRLRPRPPPPRPELTAVPRRPRQPRPLCPAPPPSAGGAPDATRRRRRPPAPVTHFRFRRSCPRKRPRGSSPLRRPALAPPLGAGLPGGPG